AGCCCGGAGAAGGTCCAGCCCTGGCTGCTCCACGCGCCGCCGTCTATGTGCCCGCTGACCATCCCGCTGCCCAGCACGGTCTGCACGCTCGGCTCGCCGGACGCGACCGCGGGGCCGCTCGCCGCAACCACCGCCAGCATTGCGCCGGCGAGGAGAACGCGTGCGGTCTTCCTCGGCATTGCGGCCTCCCACTCTACGAACCGGACTTCCTGCCGCCGTCGGCGGCGTCGGGCACGACCAGCGACAGCGCCCACGAGATGACGCTCGTGATGATGGCGGCGAAGAACGCGGTCCAGTAGCCGTCGATCGAGATGCCGGGCGCCCACGAGCCGGCGAGCCAGAACACGAGCCCGTTGATGAACAGCATGCCGATGCCGAGCGTGAGCACGACGAACCCGCACCCGAGCACCGTGAGCAGCGGCTTGAGCGTCGCGTTGAGCAGCCCGAGCAGCACCGCCATCACCGCGATCGAGATGATGCCGACCTCGCCGGTGACCTCGAATCCGGGCAACAGCCACGCGGTCGCGGCGAGCGCGAGCGAGCACAGCAACCACCTGACGAGCAGCCTCATCCTTGCGCGCCTCTCTGTCGGGCGGCGGGCTACAGCGTGACCCACCACGGGACCGTGAGGAAATCGTAGAACAGGAAGTCGGTGTCCGACACGGCGCCCGCGCCGCCGAACGCGTACGACTTCCACAGCGTCGCATCGAAGCAGTTGTCGTCGTAGACGTTGTCGACGTAGTTGTAGACCTCGGGCTCCTCGGCGGAGAGGTCGTCGAGCAGCAGCGGCGTGCCGGCGTGTCCGCACATGACCCCGCCCGCGAGCGCGTCGGGGAAGTTGCGCCCCGAGGCGAGCCCGACCTCCT
This DNA window, taken from Actinomycetota bacterium, encodes the following:
- a CDS encoding phage holin family protein translates to MRLLVRWLLCSLALAATAWLLPGFEVTGEVGIISIAVMAVLLGLLNATLKPLLTVLGCGFVVLTLGIGMLFINGLVFWLAGSWAPGISIDGYWTAFFAAIITSVISWALSLVVPDAADGGRKSGS